A section of the Metabacillus endolithicus genome encodes:
- the namA gene encoding NADPH dehydrogenase NamA, translating into MKTKLFQPYQIKDVTIKNRIVMSPMCMYSSTGKQGFVEDFHMTHYISRAVGQVGLIMIEATAVTPQGRISSQDLGIWSDDHLPQLKKLVSGIKEYGSTTAIQLAHAGRKATVDGEIFAPSAIPFDGHSKTPAAMTKEDIASTIQAFQDGAKRAKEAGFDIIEIHGAHGYLINEFLSPLSNKREDEYGGTPENRYRLLSEVIDSVKEVWDGPLFVRISASDYHNEGLDVSDYVEFAKKMKEQGVDLIDVSSGAVVTAKINVFPGYQVRFAEKIKEEAKIATGAVGLITTGLQAEEILQNNRADLIFIARELLRDPYFPRTAAAQLKETLDSPKQYDRGW; encoded by the coding sequence ATGAAAACGAAGCTTTTTCAACCTTATCAAATAAAGGATGTAACGATAAAAAACCGTATTGTTATGTCACCAATGTGTATGTATTCCTCAACAGGTAAACAAGGATTTGTTGAAGACTTTCATATGACCCATTATATTAGTCGTGCAGTAGGTCAAGTAGGGTTAATTATGATTGAAGCAACCGCTGTTACTCCACAAGGTCGAATATCTTCTCAAGACCTAGGAATTTGGAGTGATGATCATCTTCCCCAACTAAAAAAACTAGTATCAGGTATAAAAGAATATGGCTCAACAACTGCGATACAGCTTGCCCATGCTGGTCGTAAAGCAACGGTTGATGGCGAAATATTTGCTCCATCAGCTATTCCATTTGATGGTCATTCTAAAACACCGGCAGCAATGACAAAAGAAGATATTGCATCTACCATTCAAGCATTTCAAGATGGAGCGAAACGTGCAAAAGAAGCAGGTTTTGACATTATAGAAATTCATGGGGCACATGGATATTTAATTAACGAGTTTCTATCCCCATTATCAAATAAACGTGAGGATGAATACGGTGGAACACCAGAAAATCGCTACCGTTTATTAAGTGAAGTGATTGATTCTGTAAAAGAAGTTTGGGATGGTCCACTATTTGTCCGTATATCTGCTTCTGATTATCACAATGAAGGTTTAGATGTTTCAGATTACGTTGAATTTGCTAAGAAAATGAAGGAACAAGGTGTTGACTTAATCGATGTAAGCTCAGGAGCGGTTGTAACAGCCAAAATCAACGTGTTTCCAGGCTACCAAGTCCGTTTTGCTGAAAAAATTAAAGAAGAGGCAAAGATAGCAACTGGCGCTGTCGGGCTTATCACAACCGGATTGCAAGCGGAAGAAATTTTACAAAACAATCGAGCTGATCTTATCTTTATCGCGAGAGAGCTGCTAAGAGATCCTTACTTCCCAAGAACAGCAGCAGCACAGCTTAAAGAAACACTTGATTCTCCAAAACAGTATGACCGAGGCTGGTAA